One genomic region from Argentina anserina chromosome 2, drPotAnse1.1, whole genome shotgun sequence encodes:
- the LOC126782483 gene encoding pathogenesis-related protein 1-like, with protein sequence MDSSKISLLLISLVAALSLLHFTHAQNSPQDYLNAHNSARAAVGVAGLKWDNNLAGYAQRYANSHIRDCNMVHSGGPYGENLAKSTGDLSGTDAVKMWVGEKAYYSYNSNTCAPGKVCGHYTQVVWRNSVRVGCAKVRCNNGGTFISCNYDPRGNYVGQKPY encoded by the coding sequence ATGGATTCGTCTAAGATTTCATTATTACTCATTTCCCTCGTTGCAGCCCTATCCCTGCTCCATTTCACTCATGCACAAAACTCACCCCAGgactacctcaatgcccacaACAGTGCTCGAGCCGCAGTGGGCGTGGCTGGCTTGAAATGGGACAACAACCTAGCAGGTTATGCGCAAAGATATGCTAATTCACATATTCGTGATTGCAATATGGTGCATTCTGGTGGCCCTTATGGCGAAAATCTTGCGAAGAGCACCGGCGACTTGTCAGGCACAGATGCTGTGAAGATGTGGGTGGGAGAGAAGGCGTACTATTCTTACAACTCTAACACATGTGCTCCTGGCAAGGTTTGTGGGCATTACACGCAGGTGGTCTGGCGCAACTCAGTACGTGTGGGTTGTGCCAAAGTGAGGTGCAACAATGGAGGTACCTTCATTTCGTGCAACTATGATCCCCGTGGTAACTATGTTGGTCAAAAGCCTTACTAA
- the LOC126783252 gene encoding pathogenesis-related protein 1C-like — protein MASRLAILLSLATLTMVLLQIRPSHAQNSPQDYVDAHNTARLRVGVPNATWGDNVAAYAQRYANSRTGDCSLVHSHGPYGENTAYGYGTSSITGADAVNLWLAEKPYYNHASNCCVGGDCLHYTQVIWHYSIRLGCARVPCSNNDGWYVICNYDPPGNYFGKRPY, from the coding sequence ATGGCTTCCCGTCTTGCCATATTACTCAGTCTCGCAACCTTAACAATGGTACTGCTGCAGATTCGACCCTCCCATGCGCAAAACTCACCACAAGACTACGTCGATGCTCACAACACGGCTCGTCTACGAGTTGGTGTACCAAATGCTACGTGGGGCGACAATGTCGCGGCTTATGCTCAACGCTACGCCAACTCCAGAACCGGGGACTGCAGTCTCGTTCATTCGCATGGGCCTTATGGTGAGAACACTGCCTACGGCTATGGTACCAGCTCGATCACAGGTGCCGATGCCGTGAACTTGTGGCTTGCGGAGAAGCCTTACTACAACCACGCTTCCAATTGTTGTGTTGGTGGAGACTGTCTTCACTATACTCAAGTGATATGGCATTACTCTATCAGGCTGGGCTGTGCCAGGGTCCCGTGCAGCAACAATGACGGATGGTATGTCATCTGCAACTATGATCCACCGGGAAACTACTTCGGCAAGCGTCCTTATTAG